Proteins encoded by one window of Pseudonocardia alni:
- a CDS encoding SDR family NAD(P)-dependent oxidoreductase: MSTPVTGRTALVTGGGSGLGAAIASHLARAGARVVLAGRRADALTATAARIGPAARAEVCDVADPDSVADLAVRLADEEVSIVVNNAGIAGPVAPLVEVSPQEWDEVFAVNVRGTYLVCRAFLPPMLDRGDGDVVNVASVSGKRPLARRTPYCASKTAVLGLTSTLAFEAGPAGVRVNALSPGPVEGDRMDRNFALEAQRTGTDVAAARAAFVGRAALGRMITADEVGAAVVAMLAMPGLSGADVDLSAGMIA; this comes from the coding sequence GTGAGCACGCCGGTCACGGGACGCACCGCGCTGGTGACCGGCGGCGGCAGCGGGCTGGGTGCGGCGATCGCGTCGCACCTGGCCCGTGCCGGGGCGCGGGTCGTGCTGGCCGGGCGGCGTGCCGACGCCCTCACCGCGACCGCGGCCCGGATCGGGCCCGCCGCCCGGGCCGAGGTGTGCGACGTCGCCGACCCGGACTCCGTCGCGGACCTGGCGGTCCGGCTCGCCGACGAGGAGGTCTCGATCGTCGTCAACAACGCCGGGATCGCCGGGCCGGTGGCCCCGCTGGTCGAGGTGAGCCCGCAGGAGTGGGACGAGGTGTTCGCGGTCAACGTGCGCGGCACCTACCTGGTGTGCCGGGCGTTCCTGCCGCCGATGCTCGACCGCGGGGACGGCGACGTGGTCAACGTGGCCTCGGTGTCGGGGAAGCGGCCGCTGGCCCGGCGCACGCCCTACTGCGCGTCGAAGACCGCGGTGCTCGGCCTGACCTCGACGCTCGCGTTCGAGGCGGGCCCGGCCGGGGTGCGGGTCAACGCGCTGTCCCCCGGCCCCGTCGAGGGCGACCGGATGGACCGGAACTTCGCGCTGGAGGCGCAGCGGACCGGCACCGACGTCGCCGCGGCGCGTGCGGCGTTCGTCGGGCGGGCCGCGCTCGGCCGGATGATCACCGCCGACGAGGTGGGCGCGGCCGTCGTCGCGATGCTCGCCATGCCGGGGCTGTCCGGCGCCGACGTCGACCTGTCCGCCGGGATGATCGCGTGA
- the hisD gene encoding histidinol dehydrogenase, which yields MSQELKSATGSAPRRSDEGVAARVRAIVDGVRTRGDAAVREYADRFDGRAPERLTPARVDELVASLPQQVVDDIRFVQDQVRNFARVQRESLHDVEVETLPGVVLGHRHVPVGSAGAYVPGGRYPLTASAHMTIVTAKAAGVPHVVAATPPIRGEVPAATVAAMHLAGADEIHVLGGVQAVAAMALGTGSVSPVDMLAGPGNAYVAEAKRQLFGEVGIDLFAGPTEILVVADGTADPLTVAVDLLSQAEHGPDSPAVLVTTSETLGRAVLDLVGRLLPGLPTNDLAGPAWHDHGRIVVCDDADEMWRVADDLAAEHVQVLTAEPRDALERMRNYGALFLGENTCVSYGDKVIGTNHVLPTLGAARYTGGLWVGKYLKTCTYQEVRDPATSAELGRVCGRASRVELFEGHARSGDLRAWRHGGDRIDWLDEIAPLGSPAPVAGS from the coding sequence ATGTCGCAGGAACTGAAGAGCGCGACGGGGTCGGCCCCGCGCCGCAGCGACGAGGGCGTCGCCGCACGGGTGCGGGCGATCGTGGACGGCGTGCGGACGCGCGGCGACGCGGCGGTGCGGGAGTACGCGGACCGGTTCGACGGCCGCGCGCCGGAGCGCCTGACCCCCGCGCGGGTCGACGAGCTGGTCGCGTCGCTGCCGCAGCAGGTCGTCGACGACATCCGGTTCGTGCAGGACCAGGTCCGGAACTTCGCGCGGGTCCAGCGGGAGTCCCTGCACGACGTCGAGGTCGAGACGCTGCCCGGGGTGGTCCTCGGGCACCGGCACGTGCCGGTCGGCTCGGCGGGCGCGTACGTACCCGGCGGGCGGTACCCGCTGACCGCCTCGGCGCACATGACGATCGTGACCGCGAAGGCCGCGGGGGTGCCGCACGTGGTCGCGGCCACGCCTCCGATCCGCGGCGAGGTCCCGGCGGCGACGGTGGCGGCGATGCACCTGGCCGGCGCCGACGAGATCCACGTCCTCGGCGGGGTCCAGGCCGTCGCGGCGATGGCGCTGGGCACCGGGTCGGTCTCCCCGGTCGACATGCTGGCCGGTCCGGGCAACGCCTATGTCGCGGAGGCGAAGCGGCAGCTCTTCGGCGAGGTCGGCATCGACCTGTTCGCCGGCCCCACCGAGATCCTCGTCGTCGCCGACGGGACCGCGGACCCGCTGACCGTCGCCGTCGACCTGCTGTCACAGGCCGAGCACGGCCCGGACTCCCCCGCCGTGCTCGTCACGACCTCCGAGACGCTGGGCCGGGCCGTGCTCGACCTGGTCGGGCGGCTGCTGCCGGGCCTGCCCACGAACGACCTGGCCGGGCCCGCGTGGCACGACCACGGCCGGATCGTCGTGTGCGACGACGCCGACGAGATGTGGCGGGTCGCCGACGACCTCGCCGCCGAGCACGTCCAGGTCCTCACCGCCGAGCCCCGCGACGCCCTGGAGCGGATGCGCAACTACGGTGCGCTGTTCCTCGGGGAGAACACCTGCGTGTCCTACGGAGACAAGGTGATCGGGACGAACCACGTGCTCCCGACGCTCGGTGCCGCGCGCTACACGGGCGGGCTGTGGGTCGGGAAGTACCTCAAGACCTGCACCTACCAGGAGGTCCGCGACCCCGCGACGAGCGCCGAGCTCGGCCGGGTGTGCGGGCGCGCGTCGCGGGTGGAGCTGTTCGAGGGGCACGCCCGCTCCGGGGACCTGCGGGCCTGGCGGCACGGTGGGGACCGCATCGACTGGCTGGACGAGATCGCGCCGCTCGGGAGCCCGGCACCGGTGGCCGGGTCGTGA
- a CDS encoding LacI family DNA-binding transcriptional regulator: MVTSRDVARLAGVSQPTVSRALTDHPRVSEATKRRVREAALALGYSTNAIGRALSVGRSNRIGLVVADLENQFYANMIGPLHHELEALGHELVLITESAGTAPLPERVAAHGLAGVVLSTTTVDSIQPARLRDRGVPFVYLNRTAPSVAADAVTVDPEQGVREVVAEAVRLGHTRVGAIFGPRNTSTGELREQVVRTVLDEHGLALAQRDVLHGPFDFATGREGFRTLHERAGGPTLLLCGNDVVALGALDAAAEAGVPVPGHTSVVGFDDLPTSRWALVRLSTVAYDLDEVARESARLVVARLTDPGAAPRHVVYPTHYVARATVAAPRA; this comes from the coding sequence ATGGTCACCAGTCGCGACGTGGCGAGGCTCGCCGGGGTCTCGCAGCCGACGGTGTCGCGCGCGCTCACCGATCACCCCCGGGTCTCCGAGGCGACCAAACGCAGGGTCCGTGAGGCGGCCCTGGCGCTGGGCTACTCGACCAACGCGATCGGGCGCGCGCTGTCGGTGGGCCGCTCGAACCGGATCGGGCTGGTCGTCGCCGACCTGGAGAACCAGTTCTACGCGAACATGATCGGCCCGCTGCACCACGAGCTGGAGGCCCTCGGCCACGAGCTCGTGCTGATCACCGAGTCGGCCGGGACCGCGCCGCTGCCCGAGCGGGTCGCCGCGCACGGCCTGGCCGGGGTGGTGCTCTCGACGACGACGGTGGACTCCATCCAGCCCGCCCGGCTGCGCGACCGCGGCGTGCCGTTCGTCTACCTGAACCGGACCGCGCCCAGCGTGGCCGCCGATGCGGTGACCGTCGACCCCGAGCAGGGCGTGCGCGAGGTGGTCGCGGAGGCCGTCCGCCTGGGTCACACCCGGGTCGGGGCCATCTTCGGGCCGCGCAACACCAGTACCGGTGAGCTGCGCGAGCAGGTCGTCCGCACGGTGCTCGACGAGCACGGGCTGGCGCTCGCCCAGCGCGACGTCCTGCACGGTCCGTTCGACTTCGCGACCGGTCGCGAGGGGTTCCGTACGCTGCACGAGCGGGCCGGTGGTCCGACCCTGCTGCTGTGCGGCAACGACGTCGTCGCGCTCGGGGCGCTCGACGCGGCCGCCGAGGCCGGCGTCCCGGTGCCCGGCCACACCTCGGTGGTCGGCTTCGACGACCTGCCCACCTCACGCTGGGCCCTGGTCCGGCTCAGCACCGTCGCCTACGACCTCGACGAGGTCGCCCGGGAGTCCGCGCGGCTGGTCGTCGCCCGGCTGACCGACCCCGGGGCCGCGCCGCGGCACGTCGTGTACCCGACGCACTACGTCGCCCGTGCCACCGTGGCCGCGCCCCGGGCGTAG
- a CDS encoding nuclear transport factor 2 family protein: MTLDPVAYEPYNDPDDFIREVTDRIWVQRDVSYIVDNYEPDSIVHGGLGTVIGRDGVIEGSLMRIAGTPQHVGQAEDVVWEARGDDAFLSSHLVFSADEILVDGVVKRIRKRTIANCLYRRGRMVEEWVVRDELAECLQRGIDPAEAARGQRFRGYQGSMTEEPPKDVLAVGDSGPRPDDFRPECEMVLEFLDEVWNSRRYQKVTDYMHRDLFLHTVGDQTVVRPDGYQRDLLALVAPFPDARFEVRDVQTNHAERYAGLRIAVTWVMRGTYRGTPAFGPLTGGEVELLGVSQFLVQDGRIVKEVRVFDEIALRAQIDAGRTEAFTDTNIY, translated from the coding sequence ATGACGCTCGACCCGGTCGCGTACGAGCCCTACAACGACCCGGACGACTTCATCCGCGAGGTGACCGACCGGATCTGGGTCCAGCGGGACGTGTCCTACATCGTCGACAACTACGAGCCGGACTCGATCGTCCACGGCGGGCTCGGCACCGTGATCGGCCGCGACGGGGTGATCGAGGGCAGCCTGATGCGCATCGCGGGCACCCCGCAGCACGTCGGTCAGGCGGAGGACGTGGTGTGGGAGGCCCGCGGCGACGACGCGTTCCTGAGCTCGCACCTGGTCTTCTCGGCCGACGAGATCCTCGTCGACGGCGTCGTGAAGCGGATCCGCAAGCGCACCATCGCCAACTGCCTCTACCGCCGCGGCCGCATGGTCGAGGAGTGGGTGGTCCGCGACGAGCTCGCCGAGTGCCTGCAGCGGGGCATCGACCCGGCGGAGGCGGCCCGGGGGCAGCGTTTCCGCGGCTACCAGGGCTCGATGACCGAGGAGCCGCCGAAGGACGTGCTCGCCGTCGGCGACAGCGGGCCGCGGCCGGACGACTTCCGGCCCGAGTGCGAGATGGTGCTCGAGTTCCTCGACGAGGTCTGGAACTCCCGGCGCTACCAGAAGGTCACCGACTACATGCACCGTGACCTGTTCCTGCACACCGTCGGGGACCAGACCGTCGTGCGTCCGGACGGCTACCAGCGCGACCTGCTCGCGCTCGTCGCACCGTTCCCCGACGCCCGGTTCGAGGTCCGCGACGTCCAGACGAACCACGCCGAGCGCTACGCCGGCCTGCGGATCGCGGTGACCTGGGTGATGCGCGGGACCTACCGCGGGACACCGGCGTTCGGTCCGCTCACCGGGGGCGAGGTGGAGCTGCTCGGCGTCTCGCAGTTCCTGGTCCAGGACGGCCGCATCGTCAAGGAGGTCCGGGTGTTCGACGAGATCGCGCTGCGTGCGCAGATCGACGCCGGCCGGACCGAGGCGTTCACCGACACCAACATCTACTGA